From Endozoicomonas sp. 8E, the proteins below share one genomic window:
- a CDS encoding RNA ligase family protein translates to MEVQVQGDKALFRNNEILHKSNPLSLAMDNKGIQKIEIEPDKIEIYKDKNNLPDTIYFPLLIEPTPTATGFQTIDQTRGLQLLNDSVISLATTVIDKTIILSTPNLYTPPTEYNSKTIAYSEVELYQETQNTFYATASIPMLTPVSSAASDGDYIDLDFETRDTIRVYPKRKDSDSTSGFFEQIIRKVPDSPEKKNENGGQQEEQTTTSSGDNPNSEDTTTEATTDSSTTVETASTPTQRSEASALDEKADVTPKPLSENFNTYHSIENSSNQIVLDAIRAFIEENDEQDLSWVVLEKIHGCNYSFWTDGSIVKVGRRNDWIGDDENFYNHRPVNEQYREMILDMHRKFCKEGDILNVTGELYGKSVQKEVFYQDNIKFAAFDIFVNKQKIDYNTFKQWTSASGIPTVAEIKMCDSLESALSFNPVFTSFHSQTGDVAEGVVIKPVQPKFLKYQKPVILKIKNPRFAETNLKKVFPNENKQIKQENQIILSSLLAKVTENRLCSVTSKSDKLTPKNTNKIKGELVKDILDEYERENELTAKSKVNDNKQWKLIISELFKAAYQLINDRSETFQ, encoded by the coding sequence TTGGAAGTACAGGTTCAGGGAGATAAAGCCCTGTTTAGAAACAACGAGATACTTCACAAAAGCAACCCTTTGTCTCTGGCAATGGATAATAAAGGCATTCAAAAAATAGAAATAGAACCGGACAAGATAGAAATTTACAAAGATAAAAACAACTTGCCAGACACCATTTATTTTCCACTACTCATTGAGCCAACCCCGACGGCCACAGGTTTTCAAACCATTGACCAAACCAGAGGGCTACAGCTACTGAACGACAGTGTTATATCACTGGCAACCACCGTAATCGATAAAACCATCATTCTTTCTACACCCAATCTGTACACCCCGCCAACGGAATACAACTCTAAAACGATCGCTTATTCTGAGGTGGAACTCTATCAGGAGACTCAAAATACATTTTACGCAACCGCTTCTATTCCTATGCTGACCCCTGTGTCCTCAGCGGCATCCGACGGGGATTATATTGACCTTGATTTTGAAACTCGGGATACCATCAGGGTTTACCCAAAAAGAAAGGACTCTGACTCCACATCCGGTTTTTTTGAGCAGATTATCAGAAAAGTGCCTGATAGCCCTGAGAAAAAAAACGAAAACGGAGGGCAACAGGAAGAGCAAACGACCACTTCGTCCGGTGATAACCCCAACTCAGAAGACACTACGACAGAAGCGACAACAGATTCCTCGACCACAGTCGAAACTGCCTCAACCCCCACACAACGATCGGAAGCCTCAGCACTGGATGAAAAAGCGGATGTAACGCCGAAGCCTCTATCTGAAAATTTCAACACGTATCACTCAATAGAAAACAGTTCGAATCAAATCGTGCTTGATGCCATTAGAGCATTCATTGAAGAAAATGATGAACAGGACCTTTCATGGGTTGTACTTGAAAAAATTCATGGCTGCAATTACAGCTTCTGGACGGATGGCAGCATTGTTAAGGTGGGTAGAAGGAATGACTGGATTGGTGATGATGAAAACTTTTATAACCACCGCCCGGTAAATGAACAATACAGAGAAATGATTCTTGATATGCACCGGAAGTTCTGTAAAGAAGGAGACATTTTAAATGTTACCGGCGAACTCTACGGCAAATCTGTTCAGAAAGAAGTTTTTTATCAGGATAATATCAAATTTGCGGCTTTTGACATTTTCGTCAACAAACAAAAAATAGATTATAACACTTTTAAACAATGGACTTCAGCCAGTGGCATCCCTACCGTTGCAGAGATAAAAATGTGTGACTCCCTTGAAAGTGCTCTTTCTTTCAACCCGGTTTTTACAAGTTTTCATAGTCAAACCGGTGATGTTGCAGAAGGTGTCGTCATTAAGCCTGTGCAGCCTAAATTTTTAAAATACCAAAAACCTGTCATTTTAAAAATAAAAAACCCGAGATTTGCTGAAACCAATTTAAAAAAAGTATTTCCTAACGAAAACAAACAAATAAAGCAAGAGAATCAGATTATACTTTCCTCACTTCTTGCAAAAGTAACGGAAAACCGTCTTTGTTCTGTCACTTCAAAATCAGATAAATTAACACCAAAAAACACCAATAAAATTAAGGGCGAACTTGTTAAGGATATTTTAGATGAATATGAAAGAGAGAATGAGCTAACTGCCAAGAGTAAAGTAAACGATAATAAACAGTGGAAACTTATAATTTCTGAATTATTTAAAGCCGCATATCAACTGATAAATGATCGGTCTGAGACATTTCAATAA
- a CDS encoding FAD-binding and (Fe-S)-binding domain-containing protein — protein MISKLNQQAVNAASAVGTLYQNFADRLAGSGFQGDIELGHAERTVLATDNSIYQVYPAGVLYPKGTEDLSKMLSLANEPSFQTVVLSARGGGTGTNGQSLTSGFMVDTSRYMNQILEINPEERWARVQSGTVKDYLNDLAARHGLFFAPELSTSNRATVGGMVNTDASGQGSVVYGKTRHHVLELTSVFADGTVWNSSPLTEQELDEICQREDRAGQVHKTVIEAYNQNKDRVETIFPKLNRNLTGYDLANIRRKDPVNPEDVGKFDLNAILCGSEGTLAMISEIKVNLLPIPETSALVLVFYSSFQESLRDAQSLMQATPSSVETIDSKVLSLAKADSVWESVKEYFPDDVDQIDGINFVEYTGQSEADIQEGIERLKAELDKPSEIQRLGHSIVTGTPNVKKIWNMRKQSVGLLGNMEGDARPIPFVEDVAVPPENLAAFIARFRALLDSHELSYGMFGHVDAGVLHVRPAIDMKDVEQEVLVRTISDEVSALAKAHGGVLWGEHGKGVRSEYAPDFFQDLYPVLQNIKSAFDPHNQLNPGKIATPSTRASETLLKIDGVQTRGQLDRTIERKAFDAFTHGMFCNGNGACFNYNPNSAMCPTWKATLDRTQSPKGRSGLVREWLRLQSAAGSNISQAINEARQSGLFYNAMDKTRNSIDKLRGKEDFSHDVYEALDSCMSCKSCAGQCPIQVNVPDLRSRYFELYHTRYLRPAKHHAAAMLEPVLPALAKAKSVYNRVANSGLMNKLSAKTSGLQDLPAITSASPLEDSCRSGASVASDTLLASMTEKELARTVVIVQDAFTSFFETPVLTDLVELLVRLGYRPLVAPYKPNGKVLHVYGFLGRFEKVAKTNARALKKLADKGVALIGIDAAVTLTYRDEYHEIMGEEAPKVQLLSEWFASQADTIRELQLNLKGELKLLGHCTETTNAPAAPAQWQKLFAACGLKLTYQATGCCGMAGIYGHETRNQETSRKLYDMSWKPVIESPDNQDQLVATGYSCRSQVKRFGNTEIPHPVSKLLALMNE, from the coding sequence GTGATCAGCAAACTGAACCAACAGGCCGTTAATGCCGCCAGCGCAGTAGGGACGCTGTATCAGAACTTTGCCGATCGGTTGGCCGGCTCCGGATTCCAGGGCGATATAGAGCTGGGCCATGCAGAGCGGACTGTGCTAGCTACTGACAACTCGATCTATCAGGTGTATCCGGCGGGTGTCCTATACCCCAAAGGCACCGAAGATCTCAGCAAAATGTTGTCATTGGCTAATGAACCTTCTTTTCAAACGGTTGTGCTCTCTGCAAGGGGAGGAGGTACCGGCACCAACGGACAGTCTCTGACCTCGGGATTTATGGTAGACACCAGTCGTTATATGAATCAGATTCTGGAGATCAATCCTGAAGAGCGCTGGGCAAGGGTTCAAAGCGGGACCGTCAAAGACTATCTGAATGATCTGGCTGCAAGGCACGGCCTGTTTTTTGCCCCGGAACTGTCCACCAGCAACCGGGCGACAGTGGGTGGCATGGTGAACACCGATGCCAGTGGTCAGGGGTCGGTTGTCTATGGCAAAACCCGCCATCATGTTCTTGAACTGACCTCGGTCTTTGCTGATGGCACCGTATGGAACTCATCACCACTGACAGAACAGGAGCTTGATGAGATCTGTCAGCGCGAAGACCGTGCAGGGCAGGTTCACAAAACGGTGATTGAAGCCTATAACCAGAATAAAGATCGTGTCGAAACCATCTTTCCAAAGCTCAACCGTAATCTCACCGGCTACGATCTGGCCAATATCCGCAGAAAAGATCCTGTGAATCCTGAAGACGTTGGCAAGTTTGATCTCAATGCCATTCTCTGCGGTTCTGAAGGGACTCTGGCCATGATCAGTGAAATCAAGGTCAACCTTCTGCCCATACCTGAAACCTCTGCACTGGTTCTGGTGTTCTATTCCAGCTTTCAGGAATCGCTCAGGGATGCCCAGTCTCTCATGCAAGCGACTCCGAGTTCTGTCGAAACCATTGATTCCAAAGTCTTGTCGCTCGCCAAAGCAGACAGTGTCTGGGAGAGCGTCAAAGAGTACTTCCCCGATGATGTTGATCAAATAGACGGCATTAACTTTGTTGAGTACACCGGTCAGTCGGAAGCCGATATTCAGGAAGGTATTGAGCGCTTGAAAGCGGAGTTGGACAAGCCATCGGAAATCCAGCGGCTGGGTCACAGCATTGTGACAGGAACTCCAAACGTTAAAAAGATCTGGAATATGCGCAAGCAGTCCGTGGGCCTCTTGGGCAACATGGAAGGCGACGCACGACCTATACCCTTTGTAGAAGACGTTGCCGTGCCACCAGAGAATCTGGCTGCTTTTATCGCTCGCTTCCGGGCGTTACTGGATAGCCATGAACTGTCTTATGGCATGTTTGGCCATGTCGATGCCGGGGTTCTCCATGTAAGACCCGCTATTGATATGAAAGATGTTGAGCAGGAGGTTCTGGTCAGAACCATCAGTGATGAAGTCTCTGCGCTGGCGAAAGCCCATGGTGGCGTCCTGTGGGGAGAGCATGGCAAAGGCGTTCGCTCTGAATACGCACCCGACTTTTTTCAGGATCTTTACCCAGTACTGCAAAACATCAAGAGTGCTTTCGACCCCCATAATCAGTTGAATCCGGGAAAAATAGCGACACCCTCCACCCGGGCATCAGAAACCCTGCTGAAGATTGACGGTGTGCAAACCCGTGGCCAGCTGGACAGAACCATCGAAAGAAAAGCCTTCGATGCTTTTACCCATGGCATGTTCTGCAATGGCAATGGCGCCTGCTTCAACTACAACCCCAACAGCGCCATGTGTCCAACCTGGAAAGCCACTCTGGATAGAACTCAATCACCCAAAGGCCGTTCAGGACTGGTACGTGAATGGTTGCGACTGCAAAGCGCAGCGGGCAGCAACATCTCTCAAGCAATAAACGAGGCTCGCCAGTCCGGACTTTTTTATAACGCCATGGACAAGACCCGCAACAGCATCGATAAACTGCGAGGCAAGGAAGATTTCAGCCATGATGTTTATGAAGCACTGGACAGCTGTATGAGCTGTAAATCCTGTGCAGGTCAGTGCCCTATTCAGGTGAATGTGCCTGATCTGAGGTCCCGGTACTTTGAGCTTTACCACACTCGCTACCTGCGCCCCGCTAAACATCACGCTGCTGCCATGCTGGAACCCGTTCTGCCAGCACTGGCAAAAGCCAAATCTGTTTATAACCGTGTGGCTAACTCGGGTTTGATGAACAAGCTTTCGGCCAAGACATCCGGTCTTCAGGATCTGCCGGCTATCACCAGTGCATCCCCTCTGGAAGACAGTTGTCGTTCTGGTGCCTCCGTGGCCTCAGACACTCTGCTTGCTTCCATGACAGAAAAAGAGCTGGCGCGAACGGTGGTAATTGTTCAGGACGCCTTTACCAGTTTTTTCGAAACTCCGGTATTGACTGACCTGGTCGAGCTGCTGGTCAGACTCGGTTATCGCCCTCTCGTTGCGCCTTATAAACCCAACGGCAAAGTGTTGCATGTCTACGGTTTTCTGGGGCGCTTTGAAAAAGTCGCGAAAACCAATGCCAGAGCACTCAAAAAACTGGCCGATAAAGGCGTAGCCCTGATAGGGATTGATGCCGCCGTTACCCTGACTTATCGCGATGAATACCATGAGATCATGGGTGAAGAGGCCCCCAAAGTGCAATTACTCTCGGAATGGTTTGCCAGCCAGGCGGATACCATTCGTGAGCTTCAGTTAAACCTGAAGGGTGAGCTCAAACTGCTGGGGCACTGCACAGAGACCACTAATGCGCCAGCAGCACCGGCTCAGTGGCAAAAGCTGTTTGCCGCCTGCGGACTAAAACTGACTTACCAGGCTACTGGCTGTTGCGGCATGGCGGGTATCTACGGGCATGAAACCCGTAACCAGGAAACGTCCCGCAAACTGTACGACATGAGCTGGAAACCTGTGATTGAGAGTCCTGACAACCAGGATCAACTGGTGGCTACTGGCTACTCCTGTAGAAGTCAGGTTAAGCGTTTTGGGAATACCGAGATTCCTCACCCGGTTTCAAAGCTGTTGGCCTTGATGAACGAGTAA
- a CDS encoding Rrf2 family transcriptional regulator, translating to MKLTKQTDYALRILIYSALQPQLRLISIQEVTKVYDLSRNHVMKIVQRLGQEGYLSTVRGKGGGFRMGRSAEEINLGVVVRMMESTLVLVDCDEPVCRISTDCRLKKALADAMSAFMAVLEGYTLADLIENRNELSELLAVG from the coding sequence ATGAAATTGACCAAGCAAACCGATTATGCGCTGAGAATCCTGATCTACTCGGCATTGCAGCCACAGCTCAGGTTGATCTCTATTCAGGAAGTAACAAAGGTGTATGATCTCTCGCGAAATCATGTCATGAAGATTGTCCAGCGCCTGGGTCAGGAAGGTTATCTGTCAACGGTTCGTGGAAAAGGTGGTGGTTTCCGGATGGGGCGCTCTGCTGAAGAGATTAACCTGGGGGTGGTGGTGAGAATGATGGAGTCCACCCTGGTATTGGTGGACTGTGATGAACCGGTGTGTCGAATATCAACTGATTGTCGTTTGAAAAAGGCTCTGGCTGACGCCATGTCAGCATTCATGGCGGTTTTGGAAGGTTACACGCTGGCTGATCTGATTGAGAATCGCAATGAGCTGTCAGAGCTGTTGGCAGTGGGTTGA